In Astyanax mexicanus isolate ESR-SI-001 chromosome 7, AstMex3_surface, whole genome shotgun sequence, the genomic stretch TATGTGTTACATGGTGATATACAGTTGAAACCTTTTAAATCGTGTTTCAATGTGTTACCTCTGATCTCATTTGAGAAAAGCATATTTTTTGTGTAGAACATGAGGGTACCACTAAAATAACTTTCCAGTTTTTAACTTTGTTAAATATTACTGATAAGGTATCAAGAGTTCTTCTACCAACACCCCATAATTAAGTAACATTTCTCACAAAAATCTTCATTCTCTCGTCATATCAACCAAGACACAGGTCAACAGATAGTCAAGAACCTTTATTTATCCATGTGTGCCACTCATAGATGGGGAAGAGACATGGAACAAGATCTGACCATTTAAAAGAGGGAGATCAAAATATGAAATCAATGGCATTGTAACTTCTCATTTTAACCTCTAGTTACTCTACAATGAGGCCAGCTGACAGGGAAATTAAAAGACAGCAGTAACAGTGTAAACAGATATTCATATACATAGAAGCAAAACAAATTACCCAAAGTCAAAGTAAAATATGTTGGTTAGTATGTAAAGGAACAAAGGGAGGAAGAgccaaaaaatctttttttttttctattacagctCAACATACATTTCTACACAGCATGCAATAAGGCACCTATCTAACACAATGAATAAGCCTATGCTATGAGTTGAAGCACAATTGTTATTCAAATGGAAAAAAAGCAAAAGGTCAATATAACATTCACTCCCATAAAAACAGTATTCCTTTCATTTCCCTTTCAGATTACCCAaaccatattaaaaaaatacatcagtttgtaaaagattttttttccatacaCAGAACTGCAAGTAGAAAGCGCATAATTATGGAATTTTGAAAAAACTGAATCAGAGCaagctatatttttttttatttgtaatgatAAGTATACACAATCTATTACACTAAATTTTGATAATTTGCTGCATGTGTCCAGAATATAAGTTAActacaggatatatatatatatatatttatggatGACTGAATAGTTCTACAGCAATGGCAAGGAATACGTTTGTACGCAAGTATGCACAATTTACCCATTAGAAACAAATGACTGAGTACCAAAGAAAACCAGTAAAGCAACATTTGAAAGGGACCGCTAGCTTGAATTAGACAAAATTTGCAGTTTACAGTGATTCTTAATCTGCCAAATCAAGGTGTGATCATATCAGTTCACAAGTCAAACAAAAATGGTTAGGGAGgactagaaaaaaaaactgttcatttaACAGTCTTTGCAGGCCTACAAAGCTCCTTGCCGCTCATTTTACAACCAAGCTGGATAATGCATCACATCAAAGTGAACAACAGGTAAGGGCGTGGCCACAAGCACATCACTGAGGGTATGTGACAAATAACTTGCTCCCCTTGGATTCATTCTCTTACACACCCAGTCTATGTGACTTTGCTGAACGTTGGAACAGATTTTACCAATTCTGCACTCTGCTTCTTTGGAGCTAGAGAAACCCTCTCAAGCACCATTCATCCCCTCTTCATTATCTCTTAGATGGTTAAGACTGACTGAATCATCAGAACATCAGAAACAAAGGGGAAAAACAAAATAGGGTGGGAGCGCAATACATAGAACTGCACACTAATCAcctatacacatgtatatatataaaaaacaaaaaaacaattatttacaaATGATATCAGCTTCTGAACAGCCCATTAAGATGGGATGGGTAAAGATACAAGGACAGGGGAGTGACTAGTTAAGTCAAAATCTGCTTTACTTGGTCACCAATTATGCCTAAATCCCAAACCAGGCTTGAGCTAAGGTACATCCTAGGAGCATAACTGGCCCAAGTCACTAAGCATGAAATCGCTACGTTTGTCTACATTATCTTACAGGAGTCAAATTAAAAACAGCAAGCTCTATATGCACATTAGGCAGATCAGTATTAGCTCAACGCCAGTCTCGCCACTTATTGAAATTCATCGCTCTTAAAAGGTGAAGGTAAAGTACTTAGCCAAAAGCTTACTTTCAAGAGCATCGAGATCCTCCTAAAAGCTCACAATAAAGTTGAGATTTTCCTTACATCATATTCTCTGTGgacaaactaacaaaaaagatgtttAAGGTTGGCTTGAAACCAAGTTGAGAGAGATTGCAAAAATTCTTTCAAAACCTTAGTGGCAAGCTCACTGATCAATATGACTTCTATGATGCCTAGACAAGGAGGAAGAATGATTGAAACCCTTTCCACACTGCGAACATCGGTACGGCTTCTCACTCTGCAGAATTCTCTGCTTCAAGATGGTAGTATGCGGGAATCCCTTTCCTGATGGAATAGCACTATAGGAGGACTTCTCATCCAAATGAACACGCTGGTGCCTTGCAAGAGAGGAGGAATGATTAAACCTCTTGCCACAGTGACCACAGGTGTACGTTTTCCCGTCAGAATGAGTTCTCTGGTGCCTAGATAGCGATGATGAGTGATTGAAGCTCTTCTCACAGTGGTTGCAGCTGTATGGCTTTTCACCAGTGGGCAGACTACTCTTCATAGGGGTATCAAAGGGGAATTCCTTGTCAGGCTGGGGATACATCTTAGCTTCTAGATGAACCTTGTGATGCCTTGACAGGGAAGAAGAGTGGTTAAAACCTTTGTCACACTGACTGCATCGGTAGGGCTTGCCACCCTGGTGGACCAGCTGGTGCTTCTTCAGGTGGCGTTTCCTCACAAAGCTTTTCCTGCACTGATTACATTTGTAGGGTTTCTCACCAGAATGAATTCGCTGATGTTCTCTCAGAGTGGCTGCAGCTGCAAAACATTTGCCACACTGTGCACATCGATGTGGCTTGTCACCAGCATGGGTCTTCTGGTGCTGTTTCAAATTAGAAGAAGTAGCAAAGCCTTTACCGCACTGGGGACAGTTAAAAGGCTTTTCGCGAGCATGCAGCTCCTGATGTTTCTTTAGATGGCGTCTGCGAACAAAGCTCTTCCTGCACTGGGTGCACTTGTAGGGTTTGTCATCAGAATGCATTTTCATATGCTCTCTGAGTGTGATAGCTGCAGCAAAGCTCTTACCACATTCAGAACATCTGTGTGGCTTTTCTGGGGAGTGCATCATCTGGTGGGGTTTCAGGTTGAATGCATCAATGACTCCTTTGCCAACCAAATCCACACCAGTGGGGACATAGCTCTTCTCCTTCATATGAATCTTCATATGCCCTCTCAGACTAGCTTCAACAGCAAAGCTCTCGCCACAGTGCACACAAATGTACGGCTGCGTGCCTTTATGAATTTCAAAGTGTTGGTGCAGGTCAGTCATGCTGCCGAATATCTCGCCGCACTCGTTGCACTGCAGACCATGGGCTTCGTGAATTATGACACCATTCTCTGATTCCACCGTTAGCTCTCCTGCATGGTCCGACTCAACCTTTACCACATGCTCAGCAGCTCCACCCATCTCTGCTTTCAACAGGACTTCACCAAGCAAGGCCTCATTGCCTTTTATGTCAGCACTCGTGAAGTAATGCGGCTCATGATGCCCCTCAGATTTTGTGTAGTCATGGTCCGTCTCCGTTACTGCATCCACACAGGTCACAGCCCCCAGGTCTCCATGAATGGCCTCTAGGTCAAGCCTCTTGTCCTCTTGGGTCATGATTTCAGTCTCTGCCGCATAGTGCAAGTCCCCAACTTGCGTGTGCGCTATGACACACTCAGACCCCAGTGTGTCGAGGCCTGGCGTGTCACACTCAGTCTCTGACTCAGCCATCAGGACGCACTCCAGCCTGACGACTTCCGTTTTTAAGCTTGGGTGAAGCTTAGCGTTGCTCTAGGAGCACCGCTAACAATCTCAGAAGAAAAAAGTAAGACCTTTCCAAGTCAATCTGAGCCAGGAGGTATCCTCCCTGTTAAAGACAAGACAACACAATAACAATAAATGCAGATGCATGCCTATGTGTAAATAAACAGCACTTCAGTAATCTCTTTTCCTAGATAAAAGAACATTAAATCTAAACAGACATAACAGTTATTGGTAAAGATGTAcaatataaggaaaatattgcaGTAGACTTTGTCAAACTGGGGATTTTCACCAGAACTCAATAATTCAACATggtaatgcaaataaaatgtcAGCCTCTGGAAAATGACAACATTGCATACTTTCAAAGATGCATATGGTACTAAATATTGCACATGCACATAATACAATTCAGAAGCAGCTAAAATGTGCAATCGGTTATTACATAAAATTTTATTTAGCTGCATCAACACATAATAAATGTTAAAGAATTTATTACATAAAATTTTATTTAGCTGCATCAACACATAATAATGTTAAAGAATTATCTGCAAAATCCTAGCTAGATGGCTAGGTTGGGCATCAGGCTAACATAAAAACACAGGTGTTTTAGAGTGATCAAAATGATTCAAAAACATATCTTACTCAAACTTTTATATTTACAAGACTAACAAACTGATTACTGACACAAATAGCAAAGTACAGAACAATTACAAAAAGTAAAACTGCCAAAACAAACTCAAGTCTGTGCCTAATTACTGCTAACAGACAAGGCTACCTGGCTATTACCATTAAGCTAGTTAGCAATTTACTGTTTTGCTAAATTCTGGCTAGTGTTAGCTTGCCAGTGGACAGTTAATACcgcagctaactagctagctaacagtgctGGCTAGGTGTACCTGTGAGACCAACGTTTAGCTAACCTACACAcctatgaaaaatattaaaatcagattttaaatcAGATGATGTATATGAATCTTATTATTAATAGCATCAATGCCTTTTTAAGTTTAACTTTAAATTTGAAAGTTGTAAATTTTATCTGTAACTGTTGACTGACTGGACACACTGGGATGTCTTTGTTGGCTAGCTCGCTAAGTTAGCTAGAGCTAGCTGGCTAAATAGCTCGCTAGTTAGCTTCATGAAGCATGCAATATCAGCTAACTAGCTGGCTAACTAGCTATAGCAATTTGGCTACGTCTTAACTGTTGATTGCGTTTCATGTATTTACTCATTTTAGTGTTTAATATGTTTAGCTAGGTTTTGTTTTATAGTTTGATGTTTCGCCTCCGTCCTGGGAGAAGACTCTGACTGTATCGGTTCTCAGAATTACAGCGCTGCTTTTAGCGGGGGGCATCTTGTGCGAATGAGGTTGGAAGAGCTAACTAGCTCTAAAATGGCCGCCGCTAGCTTCCGCCCTTCACACAGAGGCATGTAGCCACGCAGTTGGGCCCCGATACGGAGCTCCGCCGTGGGCAAATTAAAACCATGGTCAAAGAACAACCGAAAATCGTGTTATATTGAAGAGAGGCACCTGTACTGACTGTAAAAAGTAGTTGTTCTTGGTAAAATTGGGTGGATATCAAATGCTACTTAAAAAGAGATGGCTACCAAAATGGCTAACCGTAGCAGAAAGCGCCTCGCAAAAAGCCCGGGAAAGGCGTCCCCCATCTTACATAACCACACAGCCGCGCGGGGCTTTGTATCGACATAATAccggttggaaaaaaaaaaaacaacacactgaTAACAGCCGACAACTGCTGAAACTCACAATCTGGTCCTCTAGAAGTGCGTCGGTACCAGCGCGGATAAATAGCGCTAGTTAGCTAACGACGACATTTCGTAGCATCGTTCTTTAGCTGGGGCGAACCAACATGGCCTACCGTCCTGCTAAAGGGAAGCTCGCTAAGCTAGCGCAGTACCAGCTACCCACCGCCATTGCTACCTACCCAAGAGCTTAGTGACGTGCTCGGTTTTCCTCCTGGCTCGACCCAAACCACGATCAAACACGGATTTTAACGATATAAGAAGCGCAAGAAGTCACGGAGCTTTAACTCCTCAACACTGGCTTAACTGTAAATAAAACGAAATGCAGCAAAATAACCTAAATGCCACCGTAGCACAAAGCTAGTTAGCCCCCTAACGTTAGCCAGACTGCAACGTTTAATCTGAAACCATGGATTACAGCTAGCAGCTACCAGATAATCCGCAGCTATACCCGCTCTAGCG encodes the following:
- the si:ch211-198a12.6 gene encoding zinc finger protein 501, producing MAESETECDTPGLDTLGSECVIAHTQVGDLHYAAETEIMTQEDKRLDLEAIHGDLGAVTCVDAVTETDHDYTKSEGHHEPHYFTSADIKGNEALLGEVLLKAEMGGAAEHVVKVESDHAGELTVESENGVIIHEAHGLQCNECGEIFGSMTDLHQHFEIHKGTQPYICVHCGESFAVEASLRGHMKIHMKEKSYVPTGVDLVGKGVIDAFNLKPHQMMHSPEKPHRCSECGKSFAAAITLREHMKMHSDDKPYKCTQCRKSFVRRRHLKKHQELHAREKPFNCPQCGKGFATSSNLKQHQKTHAGDKPHRCAQCGKCFAAAATLREHQRIHSGEKPYKCNQCRKSFVRKRHLKKHQLVHQGGKPYRCSQCDKGFNHSSSLSRHHKVHLEAKMYPQPDKEFPFDTPMKSSLPTGEKPYSCNHCEKSFNHSSSLSRHQRTHSDGKTYTCGHCGKRFNHSSSLARHQRVHLDEKSSYSAIPSGKGFPHTTILKQRILQSEKPYRCSQCGKGFNHSSSLSRHHRSHIDQ